A DNA window from Castanea sativa cultivar Marrone di Chiusa Pesio chromosome 7, ASM4071231v1 contains the following coding sequences:
- the LOC142643729 gene encoding uncharacterized protein LOC142643729 — protein MKDESTLPKRPRGRPRKKPIEDNEAITTQSKRPRGRPRKNLIEESLDNLDCNDQYVEALGVQLPEDLSEAHAVDGVSRNAQEPAEQEECGKKQKSYKRAASAGDPTLESPVQGRKSKQMKGAGSHSDNTSSLSLTRNEDMGSSVLNHQIQHNSGQEPAASDNVSPNGSLGIRSGSSLISKDVALPRVVLCLAHNGKVAWDIKWRPYNVSEFKFKHRMGYLAALLGNGSLEV, from the coding sequence ATGAAGGACGAATCAACATTACCAAAGAGGCCTAGAGGAAGGCCTAGAAAGAAGCCAATAGAAGACAATGAGGCCATAACAACTCAATCAAAGAGGCCTAGAGGAAGACCTAGAAAAAATCTGATAGAAGAATCTCTTGATAATTTGGACTGCAACGACCAGTATGTTGAAGCTCTTGGTGTTCAACTCCCAGAAGATTTATCAGAAGCACATGCTGTGGATGGGGTTTCTAGGAATGCCCAGGAACCAGCTGAACAAGAAGAATGtggtaaaaaacaaaaaagttacaAGCGAGCAGCATCTGCAGGTGATCCAACACTTGAAAGTCCTGTCCAGGGAAGAAAATCGAAACAAATGAAAGGAGCAGGGAGTCACAGCGATAACACAAGTTCACTGTCATTGACACGAAATGAAGACATGGGATCTTCTGTTTTGAATCATCAAATACAACACAACTCTGGACAGGAACCTGCTGCAAGTGATAATGTGTCACCCAATGGTTCCTTGGGAATTCGCTCAGGCAGTTCCTTGATTTCAAAGGATGTCGCTTTGCCAAGAGTTGTATTATGCCTAGCTCATAATGGTAAGGTTGCATGGGATATCAAATGGAGGCCTTATAATGTATCTGAATTCAAATTTAAGCATCGGATGGGCTATCTTGCTGCCTTGCTGGGCAACGGATCTCTGGAAGTGTAA